The genomic window CTCTTTATTCACGTCCATtgcataatattttttttttttttgaggacATAATGTAGAAATTAGTTTTCAAATATACTTTGAAGTCACAAAGTAATTGATTTACTGGATAAGCAAAGCAATTTTCAGCTTCAAATAGTCAGATGAGATTATAGACCGGAACCATAACAAAGGGGAACAAGTTATAACATGTCAAGAGTAATAGAACAATTAATCCAACATCTTAAGAGATATATAAGAGTGGAAAGCTTAAGCCAAGTGTTTGGCAATGGTAGACTGAAGCTCATCTTTCTTGGCTCCAACAACTTTGTCCAAAATCTTCCCTTCCTTCAAAAACATGAAGGTTGGCATCGCCTGTATCGCCCAATCACTTGCCACCGACTGTTCcaacaaaaccataaaagaGATTGTGATCGAAGAAAACAATATCTCTcaagaagaagggaaaaatGTTGGTGAATGTACCTTCAATTCATCAGTATCAACCTTGAGGAAAAGCACGTTAGGAAGTTTCTTAGCCAAATCAGCAAAGAATGGAGCGATGAAACGACATGGTCCACACCAAGAAGCCGTGAAATCAACCACCACCTTCAACAATATAACCAAT from Arabidopsis thaliana chromosome 3, partial sequence includes these protein-coding regions:
- the TRX1 gene encoding thioredoxin H-type 1 (thioredoxin H-type 1 (TRX1); FUNCTIONS IN: oxidoreductase activity, acting on sulfur group of donors, disulfide as acceptor; INVOLVED IN: cell redox homeostasis; LOCATED IN: cytosol; EXPRESSED IN: 20 plant structures; EXPRESSED DURING: 14 growth stages; CONTAINS InterPro DOMAIN/s: Thioredoxin fold (InterPro:IPR012335), Thioredoxin, core (InterPro:IPR015467), Thioredoxin domain (InterPro:IPR013766), Thioredoxin, conserved site (InterPro:IPR017937), Thioredoxin-like subdomain (InterPro:IPR006662), Thioredoxin-like (InterPro:IPR017936), Thioredoxin-like fold (InterPro:IPR012336); BEST Arabidopsis thaliana protein match is: thioredoxin H-type 5 (TAIR:AT1G45145.1); Has 18017 Blast hits to 17697 proteins in 2965 species: Archae - 232; Bacteria - 9905; Metazoa - 1876; Fungi - 909; Plants - 1960; Viruses - 5; Other Eukaryotes - 3130 (source: NCBI BLink).) → MASEEGQVIACHTVETWNEQLQKANESKTLVVVDFTASWCGPCRFIAPFFADLAKKLPNVLFLKVDTDELKSVASDWAIQAMPTFMFLKEGKILDKVVGAKKDELQSTIAKHLA